In Miscanthus floridulus cultivar M001 chromosome 5, ASM1932011v1, whole genome shotgun sequence, one genomic interval encodes:
- the LOC136452586 gene encoding phospholipase A1-II 2-like has protein sequence MFSGDMAGRWRELHGSNHWEGLLDPLDVDLRRCLITHGEMIMATYEAFIGESRSPNAGMCRYRRADLFRRVDVSRPGWYEATRYLYATASAEVRGKVLLRPLCRQGRARECNWMGYVAVATDQGAAALGRRDIVVAWRGTQRALEWVADLKLALASAAGILGPEGASGSDPSVHRGYLSLYTSADEGSNLSKQSARMQVLTEIARLMDKYKDEETSITVVGHSLGATMATLNAVDIVANAYNKTPGYDSRRAPVTAIVFGSPRTGDRDFRDVFHRLPDLRMLRVRNRPDRIPHYPPVGYADVGVELLIDTRRSPFLKPHGNESQSHDLEVHLHGVAGWQGDRGGFELVVDRDVALVNKFEDCLADEYPVPVGWKVHHNKSMVKGPDGRWVLEDHEPDYENEDDNVDL, from the exons ATGTTCTCCGGCGACATGGCCGGGCGGTGGAGGGAGCTGCACGGCAGCAACCACTGGGAGGGCCTGCTGGACCCGCTCGACGTGGACCTCCGGCGTTGCCTCATCACCCACGGCGAGATGATCATGGCCACGTACGAGGCGTTCATCGGAGAGAGCCGGTCCCCGAACGCCGGGATGTGCCGGTACCGCCGCGCCGACCTGTTCCGGCGCGTGGACGTGTCCCGCCCGGGGTGGTACGAGGCCACGCGGTACCTCTACGCCACGGCCAGCGCCGAGGTGCGTGGGAAGGTGCTCCTCCGGCCGCTCTGCCGGCAGGGCCGCGCCAGGGAGTGCAACTGGATGGGGTACGTCGCCGTGGCCACGGACCAGGGCGCCGCCGCGCTCGGGCGAAGGGACATCGTCGTGGCGTGGCGCGGCACGCAGCGCGCGCTCGAGTGGGTGGCCGACCTCAAGCTCGCGCTCGCCTCGGCGGCGGGTATCCTGGGTCCAGAGGGCGCCAGCGGCTCCGACCCGTCGGTGCACCGTGGATACCTGTCGCTTTACACGTCGGCCGACGAAGGTTCCAACCTGAGCAAGCAGAGCGCCAGAATGCAG GTGTTGACAGAGATCGCAAGGCTAATGGACAAATACAAGGACGAGGAAACGAGCATCACCGTGGTTGGCCACAGCCTCGGCGCGACCATGGCCACCCTGAACGCCGTCGACATCGTCGCCAATGCCTACAACAAGACCCCGGGCTACGACAGCCGCCGTGCTCCGGTCACAGCCATCGTGTTCGGCAGCCCACGCACGGGGGACCGCGACTTCCGGGACGTCTTCCACCGCCTCCCGGACCTCCGGATGCTCCGCGTCCGGAACAGGCCGGACCGCATCCCGCACTACCCGCCCGTGGGCTACGCCGACGTGGGCGTCGAGCTGCTCATCGACACGCGCCGGTCGCCGTTCCTCAAGCCCCACGGCAATGAGTCACAGTCGCACGACCTCGAGGTCCACCTGCACGGCGTCGCCGGCTGGCAGGGCGACCGCGGCGGGTTCGAGCTGGTGGTGGACCGGGACGTTGCGCTGGTGAACAAGTTCGAAGACTGCCTCGCCGATGAGTACCCCGTGCCTGTGGGCTGGAAGGTGCACCACAACAAGAGCATGGTGAAGGGGCCCGATGGGAGGTGGGTCTTGGAGGACCATGAGCCAGACTACGAAAACGAGGATGACAACGTCGACTTGTAG